One genomic window of Paenisporosarcina antarctica includes the following:
- a CDS encoding ketopantoate reductase family protein, with the protein MKILVVGAGAIGGYFGGRLIEKGEDVTFLVRENRKKQLEKTGLKIESVNGNIELSPRLLLAGETEEKFDVIMISTKSYQLTAAIDDIRLHLKDDGIILPLLNGISHMDELVKAFGEDMVIGGLCFIESTLNEFGTIVQTSPIHQLVYGERTGERSPRIERLKYVFEESKAEFVLSDNINQDMWHKYLFITTMSGITSLMESSIGPIRNLESGQRIISALLNEIVLIMKKINAPIKDDIADIQLKRMNGLNEGMKSSMQRDIEKSLPIEVEHLQGYLLEKAKNHNLDVPILETIYTKLTLYEEFRK; encoded by the coding sequence ATGAAAATTCTTGTGGTTGGTGCAGGTGCAATCGGTGGTTATTTTGGAGGAAGGCTTATTGAAAAAGGGGAAGATGTTACGTTTCTGGTTAGAGAGAATAGAAAAAAACAACTAGAAAAAACAGGTTTAAAAATAGAGAGTGTTAACGGAAACATTGAATTATCTCCTCGTTTACTACTGGCTGGTGAAACTGAGGAAAAGTTCGATGTGATTATGATTTCAACGAAGTCGTATCAATTAACTGCGGCAATTGATGATATTCGCCTTCATTTAAAAGATGACGGAATCATTTTACCTCTATTAAATGGTATTTCACATATGGATGAGCTGGTTAAGGCTTTCGGTGAAGATATGGTAATTGGTGGTCTGTGCTTTATAGAGTCAACGCTAAATGAATTTGGGACAATCGTACAAACAAGTCCGATTCATCAGCTAGTATACGGCGAAAGAACAGGAGAAAGAAGCCCTCGTATAGAACGTTTAAAATACGTATTTGAAGAGTCAAAAGCTGAATTTGTTTTAAGTGATAACATTAATCAAGATATGTGGCATAAATATTTATTCATCACGACTATGTCAGGGATTACGTCGTTAATGGAGTCTTCAATCGGACCCATACGGAATTTAGAATCAGGCCAACGAATCATTTCAGCCTTATTAAATGAAATTGTATTAATAATGAAGAAAATTAATGCACCGATTAAGGACGACATTGCTGACATTCAATTGAAACGAATGAATGGATTGAATGAAGGCATGAAATCTTCGATGCAGCGAGATATCGAAAAATCATTGCCAATAGAAGTAGAGCATCTACAAGGGTATTTGCTTGAAAAAGCTAAAAATCATAATCTTGACGTTCCAATATTAGAAACCATTTATACAAAACTAACCCTGTATGAGGAGTTTCGGAAGTAA